Proteins encoded by one window of candidate division KSB1 bacterium:
- the selD gene encoding selenide, water dikinase SelD, with translation MSPVGLEKLLAVLPKNHDSNLLVGFETSDDAAVYRINDELAIVTTADIITPPVDDPYLFGQIAAVNSISDIYAMGATPTTCLNLLGFPSKKLGPEILQGIVEGAISKINEAGAVLAGGHTFDDDEPKFGLSVTGMVHPQKFWRNAGAQPGDVLILTKAIGSGVIFNANLKKWVSAPALEQCLQTLTTLNKTAAEIMQNYEIHAVTDVTGFGLAGHALEMAKGSGVTLEIKISEVPILNEALEMYEKGMSTGVNASNRALVEKVTRFEKTLQPWNEEIFYDPQTGGGLLASVPEAHGQALLNTLHNSGVEKARMIGNVKQLVDSNYLVFG, from the coding sequence ATAAGCCCGGTCGGGCTTGAGAAACTTTTGGCGGTATTACCAAAAAATCACGATTCTAACCTGCTCGTGGGTTTTGAAACCAGCGACGACGCCGCGGTTTACCGTATAAACGATGAGCTGGCCATCGTGACAACGGCGGACATTATCACGCCGCCGGTAGATGATCCCTATCTGTTCGGCCAGATTGCTGCCGTCAATTCCATCAGCGATATTTACGCCATGGGTGCGACGCCCACTACTTGCTTGAACTTGCTTGGCTTCCCATCGAAAAAACTCGGGCCGGAAATCCTGCAGGGTATCGTGGAGGGGGCGATCAGCAAAATTAATGAAGCAGGGGCGGTGCTGGCTGGCGGCCACACTTTCGATGATGATGAACCCAAATTCGGTTTATCGGTCACCGGGATGGTGCATCCGCAAAAATTTTGGCGCAACGCCGGCGCGCAGCCCGGTGATGTTTTGATTTTAACCAAGGCCATCGGTAGCGGCGTCATTTTTAACGCCAATTTGAAAAAATGGGTCTCGGCGCCCGCTCTCGAACAGTGTTTGCAAACTCTGACAACCTTAAACAAAACCGCCGCAGAAATCATGCAGAATTATGAGATTCATGCGGTCACCGATGTCACCGGCTTTGGTTTGGCGGGTCACGCTCTGGAAATGGCTAAAGGCTCCGGCGTTACTTTGGAAATAAAAATTTCGGAAGTGCCAATCTTAAATGAAGCTTTGGAGATGTACGAAAAAGGCATGAGTACCGGCGTAAACGCTTCCAACCGTGCGCTGGTTGAAAAAGTCACGCGCTTTGAAAAGACTTTGCAGCCCTGGAACGAAGAGATTTTTTATGATCCGCAAACCGGCGGCGGACTTTTGGCTTCCGTGCCGGAAGCTCACGGTCAAGCCCTACTCAACACGCTTCACAATAGCGGCGTGGAGAAAGCGCGGATGATCGGAAACGTGAAGCAGCTGGTTGATTCGAATTATTTGGTTTTTGGGTAG
- a CDS encoding YceI family protein → MPKWTFEPGHTAAAFCVKHMMVSWVRGHFKNLNGTMEFDPENPANSAVEIEINANELWSGDSSRDDHLRSADFLDVKNHPKITFKGNQIDISSANEFKVTGDLTIRGITRTVTLDVHYLGQWQTPFWEDGVDKGPKTRAGFLAETRINRLDFGVSWNDKLAVGGVVVGSDVLITIDVEAILEE, encoded by the coding sequence ATGCCAAAATGGACCTTTGAGCCCGGCCACACGGCCGCGGCGTTCTGCGTCAAACACATGATGGTAAGCTGGGTGCGCGGCCATTTCAAGAATCTGAACGGTACCATGGAATTTGATCCGGAGAATCCTGCTAATTCAGCTGTGGAAATAGAAATTAATGCCAACGAGCTTTGGAGCGGTGACTCCTCCCGCGACGACCACCTGCGTAGCGCAGATTTCCTGGATGTCAAAAATCATCCCAAAATCACATTCAAGGGCAACCAGATCGACATCAGTAGCGCAAATGAGTTTAAAGTCACCGGCGATTTAACTATTCGCGGCATCACTCGTACGGTAACTTTAGACGTACACTACTTAGGACAATGGCAAACGCCTTTTTGGGAAGACGGCGTTGACAAAGGCCCGAAGACTCGTGCCGGATTTTTGGCGGAAACCCGAATTAACCGCCTCGATTTTGGGGTGAGCTGGAATGACAAGTTGGCGGTAGGCGGTGTCGTAGTAGGCAGCGATGTGCTCATCACCATCGATGTGGAAGCGATTTTGGAAGAATAA
- a CDS encoding putative selenate ABC transporter substrate-binding protein, which produces MKCFFTLFIIFLLSISSAFSQTFRFTAIPDENTERLQKRFNKVAKYLSEQLNVNVKYVPVKSYSASVAAFKNDQVQLAWFGGLSGVKARRSVPGSVAIAQGEEDLQFVTYFIAHASTGVKLSKEFPAEIKGHTFTFGSKGSTSGRLMPEFFIRQHFKKEPNKIFKRVGFSGDHSKTIALVQSGGYEIGALNFKVWENELKAGNIDTNKVRVIWKTPTYPDYNWTIRGDVGRKFGEDFIQKVKDALINLSDREVLDSFPRQRFIEADNSTYGAILETAIIIGIIES; this is translated from the coding sequence ATGAAATGTTTTTTTACCTTATTTATTATTTTTTTACTTTCTATTTCCTCTGCATTTTCCCAAACATTTCGCTTCACCGCCATCCCGGATGAAAATACCGAGCGCTTACAAAAACGATTCAACAAAGTAGCGAAATATCTTTCCGAGCAACTGAACGTAAACGTGAAATACGTTCCGGTCAAATCCTACAGCGCTTCGGTGGCGGCATTTAAAAATGACCAGGTGCAATTGGCCTGGTTCGGTGGCCTTTCCGGTGTTAAAGCCCGGCGCTCTGTTCCGGGTTCAGTGGCAATTGCGCAGGGAGAAGAAGATTTGCAGTTCGTCACTTACTTTATCGCACATGCAAGCACCGGAGTAAAATTGTCCAAAGAATTTCCGGCGGAAATAAAAGGCCACACTTTTACGTTCGGGTCCAAAGGTTCCACTTCCGGACGTTTGATGCCTGAGTTTTTTATCCGGCAGCATTTCAAAAAAGAACCGAATAAGATTTTCAAACGCGTTGGCTTTAGTGGCGATCATTCAAAAACCATTGCGCTGGTGCAATCCGGAGGCTATGAGATTGGGGCCCTCAACTTTAAGGTGTGGGAAAATGAATTGAAAGCCGGCAACATCGACACCAACAAGGTGCGGGTTATTTGGAAAACCCCCACTTATCCCGATTACAATTGGACCATCCGCGGCGATGTGGGAAGAAAGTTCGGCGAGGATTTCATTCAAAAGGTTAAAGACGCCCTGATCAATCTTTCGGACCGCGAGGTGCTGGACTCATTTCCGCGCCAGCGTTTCATCGAGGCCGACAACTCCACGTATGGCGCCATTCTTGAAACCGCTATTATCATTGGAATTATTGAGAGCTAA
- a CDS encoding ATP-binding cassette domain-containing protein — protein MIRLENVSVSYKDKPVLKNISLAIREGEKIALIGPSGAGKTTLLRKLYELEQDGAAFIHQDFALVSQLSAFHNVYIGRLDQNGTFYNILNLIKPQKQEIEHISSILQKLGMKNKMHERVAKLSGGEQQRIAVARAIFKGSKLLLGDEPISSVDPHQSDNILKLLKQAAQTVVVSMHDVQFALKFFERFVGLSHGQIHFDLPGKKVSQSLLTELYQSC, from the coding sequence ATGATTCGTCTTGAAAACGTAAGCGTTTCTTACAAAGATAAACCGGTGTTGAAAAACATCTCTCTTGCCATTCGGGAGGGAGAAAAAATCGCGCTGATCGGCCCGAGCGGCGCCGGCAAAACAACTCTGCTGAGAAAACTTTATGAGCTTGAGCAAGATGGCGCGGCTTTTATTCATCAAGACTTCGCGCTAGTGTCTCAGCTTTCCGCCTTCCACAATGTTTACATCGGACGTCTGGATCAAAACGGTACCTTTTACAACATACTGAATCTCATCAAGCCGCAGAAGCAGGAAATAGAGCATATTTCTTCGATCTTGCAAAAATTAGGCATGAAGAACAAAATGCATGAGCGCGTCGCCAAGCTCTCAGGAGGAGAGCAGCAGCGCATAGCCGTCGCGAGAGCGATTTTCAAAGGCAGTAAGTTGCTGCTCGGCGATGAACCCATTTCATCCGTTGATCCTCACCAATCCGATAACATTTTGAAATTACTCAAGCAAGCGGCGCAAACGGTAGTGGTTTCCATGCATGATGTGCAGTTCGCCCTGAAGTTTTTTGAGCGTTTTGTCGGTCTAAGCCACGGCCAAATCCATTTTGACCTGCCCGGCAAAAAAGTCAGTCAATCTTTACTCACAGAGCTTTATCAATCTTGCTAA